The Miscanthus floridulus cultivar M001 chromosome 7, ASM1932011v1, whole genome shotgun sequence genome includes a region encoding these proteins:
- the LOC136465885 gene encoding uncharacterized protein, whose product MVRRTTKMLKKLNKNGVKFDSKKKKLFTSSKRKPISEMDCYNCGELGHLAHQCPKPKKDKFKKKYKDNKDDSSDDEKKREKPYKKKDGKKKQYHKKKNGKAYIVGDGLTDIESSSGSSGEDIDDEKERVAALVIGSSLPPPPHHHHPLHTYDSWPRVTGSYTKIIRKTRAKNDKLELEKESLLAKYEMAQKASDELRDENKVVSSSLKELKANIKELKQNHDKLEEIHKELNTTYDLLKDDYTTLKVNHDNLVIADEYLYNEPHDATNLVAKIDIATSYDDLIDEYVEQGSSGKGKQVVVAEHYDDYVKIKNENEKLKKDLEKLSTTNSIVIETQDGDYNMAIDIEKLQEENKKLKIEKTHLATGFEKFTRGHNLQSELLMNTVMKNDKSGIGYKANQMKKAKAQYQAQHQHKSKPKPKRYGEMYYGYCKNYFYPAMGDEE is encoded by the exons atggtgagaaggaccaccaagatgctaaagaagctaaacaagaatggtgtcaagtttgattcaAAGAAGAAGAAATTATTCACTAGTAGCAAGAGGAAGCCTATCTCggaaatggattgctacaattgtggtgaacttggtcatctagctcatcaatgtccTAAGCCCAAAAAAGATAAattcaagaagaagtacaaggacaacaaagatgactcaagtgatgatgagaagaagagagaaaagccatacaagaagaaagatggaaaGAAGAAGCAATAtcacaagaagaaaaatggcaaggcctacattgttggtgatgggctcacggatattgaatcatcaagtggctcatccggagaagatattgatgatgaaaaagaaagagtggcCGCTCTTGTTATTGGGAGTTCATTACCTCCACCTCcacaccaccatcatcctctacacacctatgactcatggccaagggtgaccggaag CTACACTAAAATCATAAGAAAAACAAGAGCCAAAAATGACAAACTTGAGCTCGAAAAAGAATCTCTCTTAGCTAAGTATGAAATGGCTCaaaaagctagtgatgagcttagagatGAAAATAAGGTTGTGTCATCCTCCCTCAAAGAGCTCAAAGCCAACATAAAAGAGCTTAAACAAAaccatgataaacttgaggagatACACAAAGAGCTTAACACTACATATGACTTGCTAAAAGATGATTATACTACTCTCAAAGtcaatcatgacaatcttgttattgcaGATGAATATCTATACAATGAgccgcatgatgctactaaccttgttgctaagattgatatagctacatcatatgatgatttgattgatgagtatgttgagcaaggatctagtggcaaaggcaagcaagtggttgtggCCGAACACTATGATGactatgtcaagatcaagaatgagaatgagaagctaaagaaagatcttgaaaagctatcaaccaccaactcAATTGTCATAGAGACACAAGATGGTGACTACAACATGGCTATTGACATTGAGAAGCttcaagaagaaaacaagaagctcaagattgaGAAGACTCACCTTGCCACCGGGTTTGAGAAGTTCACAAGAGGTCAcaatctccaaagtgagctactcatgaacaccgtgatgaagaATGATAAGAGTGGTATTGGCTACAAGGCAAATCAAATGAAGAAGGCCAAGGCTCAAtatcaagctcaacatcaacacaagtcaaagccaaagccaaagagat ATGGtgagatgtactatggctattgtAAGAACTACTTCTACCCTGCTATGGGCGATGAAGAGTAG